One window of the Xiphophorus couchianus chromosome 12, X_couchianus-1.0, whole genome shotgun sequence genome contains the following:
- the LOC114154015 gene encoding ADP-ribose glycohydrolase OARD1-like → MISCFVFFLYVLIEKLPGQCAVLTHDQRFIYYLITKKKASQKPTYVNLRQSLEDMKSHCLQNGVNRISIPRIGCGLDQLLWSKVSKILEQIFKETNISITVYSLPCVGSKLQMHAV, encoded by the exons ATGATatcctgttttgtattttttttgtatgtccTAATAGAGAAGCTGCCGGGGCAGTGTGCTGTTCTGACACATGATCAACGTTTCATCTACTATCTG atcacaaagaaaaaagccaGCCAGAAACCCACGTATGTCAACCTAAGACAGAGTCTGGAAGACATGAAATCTCACTGCTTACAAAATGGTGTCAATAGAATATCAATACCCCG AATTGGCTGTGGCCTGGACCAGCTGCTGTGGTCAAAGGTGTCAAAGATCCTGGAACAGATCTTTAAAGAGACAAATATCTCCATCACAGTGTACAGCCTGCCCTGTGTTGGGTCAAAGCTTCAAATGCATGCCGTGTAG